From a single Sphingomonas sp. OV641 genomic region:
- a CDS encoding bile acid:sodium symporter family protein: protein MNAILSRLRIDGYILAIMGMVALAAILPARGTGKDMLDVVVHAAIALLFFIYGARISRQAIWTGILHWRLQSLVFATTFLVFPLLGFAITKLAGGHLDNGLVTGLMFVSLLPSTVQSSIAFTSIARGNVPAALCCASLSNLAGVVITPLLATMFLSAGAGGMSLESMWDIALQILLPFVVGQLARPLVGEWLNRQKTLTMLVDRGSILLVVYSAFSAGVVAGIWSKVTPQSLALVILLDLVMLAVVLVATTAASRLLRFSKEDEIAIVFCGSKKSMASGLPMANIIFPASAVGLIVLPLMLFHQMQLMVCAALARRYAQRAEDALPIVPVRA, encoded by the coding sequence ATGAATGCCATCCTCAGCCGCCTGCGGATCGACGGCTATATCCTCGCGATCATGGGAATGGTGGCGCTCGCCGCGATCCTCCCGGCCCGGGGCACGGGCAAGGACATGCTCGATGTGGTGGTGCATGCCGCCATCGCCCTCCTGTTCTTCATCTACGGCGCGCGCATTTCCCGCCAGGCGATCTGGACGGGGATACTGCACTGGCGGCTGCAATCCCTGGTGTTCGCAACCACGTTCCTGGTCTTTCCGCTGCTCGGCTTCGCGATCACGAAGCTGGCGGGCGGGCACCTCGACAATGGCCTCGTCACGGGGCTGATGTTCGTCTCCCTGCTGCCCTCGACCGTGCAATCCTCGATCGCCTTCACGTCGATCGCGCGCGGCAACGTTCCCGCCGCCTTATGCTGTGCGTCGCTGTCGAACCTGGCCGGCGTGGTCATCACGCCGCTGCTCGCGACCATGTTCCTGAGCGCCGGCGCGGGCGGCATGTCCCTGGAATCGATGTGGGACATCGCGCTCCAGATCCTGCTGCCGTTCGTCGTCGGCCAGCTCGCGCGGCCGCTCGTCGGCGAATGGCTGAACCGGCAGAAGACGCTGACGATGCTCGTCGACCGCGGCTCGATCCTGCTCGTCGTCTATTCCGCGTTCAGCGCCGGCGTGGTGGCGGGGATCTGGAGCAAGGTGACGCCGCAGAGCCTCGCGCTCGTCATCCTCCTCGATCTCGTGATGCTTGCCGTCGTGCTGGTCGCCACCACGGCGGCAAGCCGGCTGCTGCGCTTCTCCAAGGAGGATGAGATCGCCATCGTGTTCTGCGGATCGAAGAAGAGCATGGCGAGCGGGCTGCCGATGGCCAACATCATCTTCCCGGCCAGCGCGGTTGGCCTGATCGTCCTGCCGCTGATGCTGTTCCACCAGATGCAGCTGATGGTCTGCGCCGCACTCGCCCGGCGTTATGCGCAGCGGGCGGAGGACGCCCTGCCCATCGTTCCCGTCCGGGCGTGA
- a CDS encoding methionine synthase: MTTLLPTTTAGSLPKPSWLAQPETLWSPWKLEGEELIAGKQDALRLAVDDQRQAGIDILGDGEQTRQHFVTTFIEHLDGVDFEKRETVRIRNRYDASVPTVVGAVSRPKAVFVDDARFLRAQTDQPIKWTLPGPMTMIDTLYDAHYRSREKLAWEFACILNEEARELEAAGVDIVQFDEPAFNVFFDEANDWGIATLERAAEGLKAETAVHICYGYGIKANTDWKKTLGSEWRQYEETFPNLQKSAIDIISLECQNSRVPMDLIELIRGKKVMVGAIDVATDTVETPEQVADTLRNALRFVDADKLYPATNCGMAPLSRAVAQGKLKALGAGADIVRKELAA; this comes from the coding sequence ATGACGACATTGTTGCCGACGACGACCGCGGGCAGCCTGCCCAAGCCTTCCTGGCTTGCCCAGCCCGAAACCCTGTGGTCGCCGTGGAAGCTGGAGGGCGAGGAACTGATCGCCGGCAAGCAGGACGCGCTGCGCCTGGCGGTCGACGATCAGCGGCAGGCGGGGATCGATATCCTGGGCGATGGCGAACAGACGCGCCAGCATTTCGTCACCACCTTCATCGAGCATCTGGACGGCGTCGATTTCGAGAAGCGCGAGACGGTGCGCATCCGCAACCGCTATGACGCGAGCGTGCCGACCGTCGTGGGGGCCGTTTCCCGCCCCAAGGCGGTCTTCGTCGACGATGCGCGCTTCCTGCGTGCGCAGACCGATCAGCCGATCAAGTGGACGCTCCCCGGCCCGATGACGATGATCGACACCCTTTATGACGCGCATTACCGCAGCCGCGAGAAGCTCGCCTGGGAATTCGCCTGCATCCTCAACGAGGAAGCCCGCGAGCTGGAGGCGGCCGGCGTCGACATCGTCCAGTTCGACGAGCCAGCGTTCAACGTGTTCTTCGACGAGGCGAACGACTGGGGCATCGCCACGCTGGAGCGCGCGGCCGAGGGGCTGAAGGCCGAAACCGCCGTCCACATCTGCTACGGCTATGGCATCAAGGCCAATACCGACTGGAAGAAGACGCTTGGCTCCGAATGGCGCCAGTATGAGGAAACCTTCCCCAATCTCCAGAAGTCGGCGATCGATATCATCTCGCTCGAATGCCAGAACTCGCGCGTGCCGATGGACCTGATCGAGCTGATCCGCGGCAAGAAGGTGATGGTCGGCGCCATCGACGTCGCGACCGACACGGTGGAGACGCCCGAGCAGGTCGCCGACACGCTGCGCAACGCGCTTCGCTTCGTGGATGCGGACAAGCTCTACCCGGCGACCAATTGCGGCATGGCGCCGCTGTCGCGCGCCGTCGCGCAGGGCAAGCTGAAGGCGCTGGGCGCGGGCGCCGATATCGTCCGCAAGGAACTGGCGGCCTGA
- a CDS encoding DUF1852 domain-containing protein → MTNSGFTFTISSIPFNEDYRPADNTRITTNFANLARGESRQENLRNTLRMIDNRFNSLAHWDNPTGNRYSVSLRIISVSLHVDVQEDVDGFPIIEILETAIIDKATGENIPGIVGNNFSSYVRDYDFSVLLPEYLKGHPGGGVPEGFGDLHGKLFQHFLNSRAYRGHFRKPPVICLSVSSSKTYQRSTNEHPVLGVEYTTTDYSATDRYFAKMGMMVRYFMPKHGVAPLAFYHIGDLIGDFTNLELASTISTMETFQKIYRPEIYNANSVAAQHYQPSLKYQDYSLTRIVYDREERSRLAVEQGRFAEEHFIKPHGAALQRWSATAGL, encoded by the coding sequence ATGACGAACAGCGGCTTCACGTTCACGATCAGCAGCATCCCCTTCAACGAGGATTATCGTCCGGCCGACAACACGCGCATCACCACCAATTTCGCCAATCTCGCGCGCGGTGAAAGCCGACAGGAAAATCTGCGCAACACGCTGCGGATGATCGACAACCGCTTCAACTCTCTGGCGCATTGGGACAATCCGACCGGCAATCGCTATTCGGTGTCGCTCCGGATCATCTCCGTTTCGTTGCATGTCGACGTGCAGGAGGATGTCGACGGCTTTCCGATCATCGAGATCCTCGAGACAGCGATCATCGACAAGGCGACGGGCGAGAACATCCCCGGCATCGTCGGCAACAATTTCTCATCCTATGTTCGCGACTATGACTTCAGCGTGCTGCTGCCGGAATATCTGAAGGGGCACCCAGGAGGCGGCGTTCCCGAGGGATTTGGCGACCTGCACGGGAAGCTGTTCCAGCATTTTCTGAATTCGCGCGCATACCGCGGTCATTTCCGCAAGCCGCCCGTCATCTGCCTCAGCGTATCGAGCAGCAAGACCTATCAGCGGTCCACCAACGAACATCCGGTCCTTGGCGTGGAATATACCACCACGGATTATTCCGCGACTGACCGGTATTTCGCGAAGATGGGCATGATGGTGCGCTATTTCATGCCGAAACATGGCGTCGCGCCGCTCGCCTTCTATCACATCGGCGACCTGATCGGCGATTTCACCAATCTGGAACTGGCCAGCACGATCAGCACCATGGAGACATTCCAGAAGATCTACCGGCCGGAAATCTACAATGCCAATTCCGTCGCCGCGCAACATTACCAGCCGAGCCTCAAGTACCAGGACTATTCGCTGACCCGCATCGTCTACGATCGCGAGGAGCGCAGCCGGCTCGCCGTCGAGCAGGGCAGGTTCGCCGAAGAGCATTTCATCAAGCCGCATGGCGCGGCGCTGCAGCGCTGGTCCGCGACCGCCGGCCTTTGA
- a CDS encoding EamA family transporter: protein MTLALAWIPATMLAGLLQAWRTAVQQRLRAQLSINGAGLVRYVYGLPLVLLVLAGYLSLTDARLPVPDAAFVALAAVAAVAQLLATNLLIMAFGYRNFIVGTAFSKTETVQAALFGWLILGEPVSMLIGLAVTLGMAGVLTLALGGRDLRGRDVVRALGQPAALCGLGAGALFAITAVFIRRAALHLDPGAPLLAALVTLVTVIAIQVLALGLWVAMREPGTLRAVLRTWRTSAQVGLLAGTGSICLFAGLAIAPVALVRIVAQVEVVFTLAFAALYLREPFHRFEAAGLLMVVAGVVLALAGALR, encoded by the coding sequence GTGACGCTGGCGCTCGCCTGGATCCCCGCCACCATGCTCGCCGGCCTGCTCCAGGCCTGGCGCACGGCCGTGCAGCAGCGGCTTCGCGCGCAGCTGTCGATCAATGGCGCGGGGCTTGTGCGCTACGTCTATGGCCTGCCGCTCGTGCTGCTCGTACTTGCCGGCTATCTGTCGCTCACCGACGCGCGGCTGCCCGTGCCGGACGCTGCCTTTGTCGCGCTGGCGGCGGTGGCGGCAGTGGCGCAATTGCTGGCCACCAACCTCCTCATCATGGCTTTTGGCTATCGCAACTTCATCGTCGGCACCGCCTTTTCGAAGACGGAAACGGTGCAGGCGGCGCTGTTCGGCTGGCTGATCCTGGGGGAGCCGGTCAGCATGCTGATCGGGCTGGCGGTGACGCTCGGCATGGCGGGCGTGCTGACGCTGGCGCTGGGCGGGCGCGATCTTCGCGGGCGGGATGTGGTGCGCGCGCTTGGCCAGCCGGCCGCCTTGTGCGGGCTCGGTGCGGGCGCACTGTTCGCGATCACCGCCGTGTTCATCCGCCGCGCCGCGCTTCATCTCGATCCCGGTGCGCCGCTGCTCGCCGCGCTGGTCACGCTGGTGACGGTGATCGCGATCCAGGTCTTGGCGCTTGGCCTGTGGGTCGCGATGCGGGAGCCGGGAACGCTGCGCGCGGTGCTGCGCACGTGGCGCACTTCGGCGCAGGTCGGGCTGCTCGCTGGCACCGGATCGATCTGCCTGTTCGCCGGGCTTGCGATCGCGCCGGTCGCGCTGGTGCGGATCGTGGCGCAGGTGGAGGTGGTGTTCACCCTCGCCTTTGCCGCGTTGTACCTGCGGGAGCCGTTTCATCGCTTCGAAGCGGCGGGGCTGCTGATGGTGGTCGCGGGCGTGGTGCTGGCGCTGGCCGGCGCTTTGCGCTGA
- a CDS encoding long-chain-fatty-acid--CoA ligase, with translation MIDLDAIRTLADIPAAQREARGEAVAIAFEGRETSYAALDRQSHRIANALIAAGAGRGDRIAVLSKNHDGWYPLFFGTARARACLAPINCRLSAVEIAGILEDAAPAILFVGEDFFEVALAAVADLPRPPALVALYGAHPRFAPLANWIGDAPATAPADTPTPADDVLQLYTSGTTGRPKGVVLTNHIYRRFMEMATQVDGFAYDEGDTVMIVMPLFHVAGTNISFAALAQGGRIVLVKDFDAAAVVGLMPRERVAHTFLAPSMIQMLLQQPQAAAQRYPALRTIAYGASPIAADVLRRARATFGCGFVQFYGMTESAGSGSYLSPSGHDLPGKLVSCGRPWPDVEMGIMGPDGALLPPGAIGEIVIRGDIVMKEYWNRPDATAETLAGGWLRTGDAGYRDESDHFFVHDRIKDMIVSGGENVYPAEVENAIAGCPGVADVAVIGVPDERWGEAVKALVVPAPGAAPDPAQIIAWVRARIAAYKAPKTVEFIDALPRNPSGKVLRRELRARYWQGRERAVG, from the coding sequence ATGATCGATCTGGACGCCATCCGTACCCTGGCCGACATTCCCGCCGCGCAGCGTGAGGCGCGCGGCGAGGCGGTGGCCATCGCCTTTGAAGGGCGCGAGACCAGCTATGCCGCGCTCGACCGGCAGTCGCATCGCATCGCCAATGCCCTGATCGCGGCGGGCGCGGGCAGGGGGGATCGGATCGCCGTCCTCTCCAAGAATCATGATGGCTGGTATCCGCTGTTCTTCGGCACCGCGCGCGCCCGCGCCTGCCTCGCACCGATCAACTGCCGGCTGTCCGCGGTGGAGATCGCCGGCATCCTGGAGGATGCGGCCCCCGCCATCCTCTTCGTGGGCGAGGATTTCTTCGAGGTTGCGCTCGCCGCCGTGGCGGATCTGCCGCGTCCGCCCGCGCTGGTGGCGCTATATGGCGCGCATCCGCGCTTCGCCCCGCTCGCCAACTGGATCGGCGACGCGCCCGCCACCGCGCCCGCGGACACGCCGACGCCGGCGGATGACGTGCTGCAACTCTATACCAGCGGCACCACCGGCCGGCCCAAGGGCGTGGTGCTGACCAACCACATCTACCGCCGTTTCATGGAAATGGCGACGCAGGTGGACGGGTTCGCCTATGACGAGGGCGATACGGTGATGATCGTCATGCCCCTGTTCCATGTCGCGGGCACCAACATCAGCTTCGCCGCGCTGGCGCAGGGCGGGCGGATCGTGCTGGTCAAGGATTTCGACGCGGCCGCCGTGGTCGGTCTGATGCCGCGTGAGCGCGTGGCGCACACCTTTCTTGCCCCTTCCATGATCCAGATGCTGTTACAGCAGCCGCAGGCCGCCGCGCAGCGCTATCCCGCGCTGCGCACCATCGCTTACGGCGCCTCGCCCATTGCGGCGGACGTGCTGCGCCGCGCCCGCGCCACCTTCGGCTGCGGCTTTGTGCAATTCTACGGCATGACGGAATCGGCCGGCAGCGGTTCCTATCTCTCTCCTTCTGGCCATGATCTGCCGGGCAAGCTCGTCTCCTGCGGCCGCCCCTGGCCCGATGTGGAGATGGGCATCATGGGCCCCGACGGCGCGCTGTTGCCGCCCGGCGCGATCGGGGAGATCGTGATCCGCGGCGATATCGTGATGAAGGAATATTGGAACCGCCCCGATGCCACCGCGGAAACGCTGGCGGGCGGCTGGTTGCGCACCGGCGATGCCGGCTATCGCGACGAAAGCGACCATTTCTTCGTTCATGATCGCATCAAGGACATGATCGTCTCGGGCGGGGAGAATGTCTATCCGGCGGAGGTGGAGAATGCCATCGCAGGCTGCCCGGGCGTCGCTGATGTGGCGGTGATCGGCGTGCCCGACGAACGCTGGGGCGAGGCGGTAAAGGCGCTGGTCGTGCCCGCACCCGGCGCCGCCCCTGATCCCGCCCAGATCATCGCCTGGGTCCGCGCGCGCATCGCCGCCTACAAGGCGCCCAAGACCGTGGAGTTCATCGACGCGCTCCCCCGCAATCCTTCCGGCAAGGTGCTCCGCCGCGAGCTGCGCGCCCGCTACTGGCAGGGCCGCGAGCGCGCCGTCGGGTGA
- a CDS encoding LysE family translocator, whose translation MFPGMIDGTLLIAFIVAATILTVTPGVDTAMVLRAATVEGRRPAVMASAGITLGCLIWGGAVSIGLGAMLKASELGYTIVKFAGAAYLLWLGAKLLLRPRAGLTFAPGDQPGRKGRDAFWRGLLTNLLNPKIGVFYITFLPQFVPAGASVAAYSFFLAALHVLLTLLWFALLIAATVPLGRFLRQPKAVRGLDRLTGGVFVLFGLKLATSSAR comes from the coding sequence ATGTTCCCCGGCATGATCGACGGTACGTTGCTGATCGCCTTCATCGTGGCTGCCACGATCTTGACCGTCACGCCCGGCGTGGACACCGCCATGGTGCTGCGCGCGGCGACGGTTGAGGGCAGGCGACCGGCGGTCATGGCGTCGGCTGGCATCACCCTCGGCTGCCTCATCTGGGGCGGCGCCGTGTCGATCGGCCTTGGCGCCATGCTCAAGGCGTCCGAACTGGGCTATACGATCGTGAAGTTCGCGGGCGCGGCCTATCTCCTCTGGCTGGGCGCGAAGCTTCTGCTCAGGCCCCGTGCCGGCCTGACGTTCGCGCCCGGCGATCAGCCGGGCCGAAAGGGGCGTGACGCCTTCTGGCGCGGGCTTCTGACCAACCTCCTGAACCCCAAGATCGGCGTCTTCTACATCACCTTCCTTCCGCAGTTCGTGCCGGCCGGCGCGAGCGTCGCGGCCTATTCCTTCTTTCTTGCCGCGCTTCACGTCCTGCTGACGTTGCTGTGGTTCGCCCTGCTGATCGCGGCAACGGTTCCGCTGGGCCGCTTCCTGCGCCAGCCGAAAGCGGTGCGCGGGCTGGATCGGCTTACCGGCGGCGTGTTCGTCCTTTTCGGGCTGAAGCTGGCGACCTCCAGCGCGCGATAG
- a CDS encoding crotonase/enoyl-CoA hydratase family protein: protein MTDEVLTRDQDGILIVTINRPEQKNAMTKAAAEGIAAAMDRLDSEDALRVAIITGAGGTFCSGMDLKGFLRGETPSVPGRGFGGLTEAPPKKPLIAAVDGYALAGGLELMIACDMVVANSKAKFGIPEAKRGLVAGAGGLIRLPEQIPQRIALELAVTGDFIDADRAYQLGLINRITEGAALDAALELAATISANGPLAVQVSKQIISQYRDWPVDQRWAKQGALMGPVFTSADAREGAAAFAEKRKPNWTGK, encoded by the coding sequence ATGACCGACGAAGTTCTGACGCGTGATCAGGATGGCATCCTGATCGTCACCATCAACCGCCCCGAACAGAAGAACGCGATGACCAAGGCCGCGGCCGAGGGGATTGCGGCGGCGATGGACCGGCTCGATTCCGAGGACGCCCTGCGCGTCGCGATCATCACCGGGGCTGGCGGCACCTTCTGTTCGGGCATGGACCTCAAGGGCTTTCTGCGCGGCGAAACGCCCTCCGTGCCCGGTCGCGGCTTCGGCGGGTTGACCGAAGCGCCGCCCAAGAAGCCGCTGATCGCCGCGGTTGACGGCTATGCGCTGGCCGGCGGGCTGGAACTGATGATCGCCTGCGACATGGTAGTCGCGAACAGCAAGGCGAAGTTCGGCATCCCGGAGGCGAAGCGCGGCCTGGTCGCCGGCGCCGGCGGCCTCATCCGCCTGCCCGAGCAGATCCCGCAGCGGATCGCGCTTGAGCTGGCCGTCACCGGCGACTTCATCGATGCGGATCGCGCCTATCAGCTCGGCCTTATCAACCGCATCACCGAAGGCGCCGCGCTCGACGCTGCGCTGGAGCTCGCCGCGACGATCAGCGCCAACGGCCCGCTGGCGGTGCAAGTGTCGAAGCAGATCATCAGCCAGTATCGCGACTGGCCGGTGGATCAGCGCTGGGCCAAGCAGGGCGCGCTGATGGGCCCGGTCTTCACCAGCGCCGACGCCCGCGAAGGCGCCGCCGCCTTCGCCGAGAAGCGCAAGCCGAACTGGACCGGCAAGTAA
- a CDS encoding calcium-binding protein — MRKFAKTIDGGYSDDVIVGTSLNDLIRARAGADRVDGGDGDDDIYGGDGHDYLIGGAGLDYLYGENGNDRLDGGYGKDRLIGASGNDILSGGDDDDHLDGGIGHDRILGDAGNDLIYGGDGRDYLDGGYGDDIIYAGADDDGFLNEVNPATGQLTTMAVAGGAGHDIIYGEGGNDKLKGQSGNDKVYGGDGNDRVDGGDGTNWLDGGTGDDIISAEDGADVLLGGDGRDTMQAGAGNDYMEGGNDQDAMLGETGNDQMFGDAGDDVLSGGTGADRIHGGAGHDEIAGDEGADRLWGDAGNDRFVFSGAAALGGGDVIEDFENGLDRIVLEALGVTAYRSGGGKGTVFATDLSSGDVSVNVVSSTGAKFSILLEDPGGSLTAAHINAADFIFG; from the coding sequence ATGCGCAAATTCGCGAAAACCATCGACGGTGGCTATTCGGACGATGTGATCGTCGGCACCAGTCTCAACGATCTGATCCGCGCCCGCGCCGGGGCGGACCGCGTGGACGGGGGCGACGGCGACGACGATATCTATGGCGGTGACGGCCATGATTATCTGATCGGCGGCGCGGGGCTCGACTATCTGTATGGCGAGAACGGCAACGACCGGCTGGACGGCGGCTATGGCAAGGACCGGCTGATCGGCGCGAGCGGCAACGACATTCTTTCCGGCGGGGACGACGACGACCATCTCGACGGCGGCATCGGGCATGACCGCATCCTTGGCGATGCGGGCAACGACCTCATCTATGGCGGTGACGGGCGCGACTATCTGGACGGCGGCTATGGCGACGACATCATCTATGCCGGCGCGGACGACGATGGCTTCCTGAACGAGGTCAACCCGGCGACCGGCCAGCTGACCACCATGGCGGTGGCCGGCGGCGCGGGCCATGACATCATCTATGGCGAGGGCGGGAACGACAAGCTGAAGGGCCAGTCGGGCAACGACAAGGTCTATGGCGGCGACGGCAACGACCGGGTGGACGGCGGCGACGGCACCAACTGGCTGGACGGCGGGACCGGCGACGACATCATCTCCGCCGAGGACGGGGCGGACGTGCTGTTGGGCGGCGACGGGCGCGACACGATGCAGGCGGGCGCCGGCAACGATTACATGGAAGGCGGCAACGATCAGGACGCGATGCTGGGCGAGACCGGCAACGACCAGATGTTCGGCGACGCGGGCGACGACGTGCTGTCCGGCGGCACCGGCGCGGACCGCATCCACGGCGGCGCGGGGCATGACGAGATCGCCGGCGACGAGGGCGCGGACCGTTTGTGGGGCGATGCCGGCAACGACCGCTTCGTCTTCAGCGGCGCGGCGGCGCTGGGCGGCGGCGACGTGATCGAGGATTTCGAGAACGGCCTCGACCGCATCGTGCTGGAGGCGCTCGGCGTCACCGCCTATCGCTCGGGCGGGGGCAAGGGCACGGTTTTCGCGACCGACCTGTCGAGCGGCGACGTATCGGTGAACGTGGTGAGCTCCACGGGGGCGAAATTCTCCATCCTGCTCGAGGATCCCGGCGGATCGCTGACGGCGGCGCATATCAACGCGGCGGATTTCATCTTCGGCTGA
- a CDS encoding c-type cytochrome: MTALGGRTIIFGSQGGKCDWRLPFAPALPAFALLALAGCNRHQSALATFGEEAAGIAHLSLVMVIGALVIAAALLLLFRWAVRAPEGSLSLRGGERLIVVAGAVLPSVLLLGLLIYSLPAMKPRPTGPGDLTIDVTGEQFWWRVRYHPPGAAPVDAANAIRIPVGRTVRFRLHGGDVVHAFWIPGLAGKMDMIPGRVNELPVRAVKPGLFRGQCTEFCGLSHALMAFEVIAMEPAAFDRWLAAERQPARAAAGASGEGRALFASYGCGGCHQIRGTGEGGLIGPDLTHFAARRTVGAGTLPMDPAAVARFIRHPSEAKPGARMPAFSHMSEAEASAIARYLGELR; encoded by the coding sequence GTGACAGCGCTGGGGGGCAGAACGATCATTTTTGGCAGCCAAGGCGGCAAGTGCGACTGGCGCCTGCCGTTCGCTCCTGCTTTGCCCGCTTTCGCCTTGCTCGCGCTCGCCGGCTGCAACCGGCACCAGTCCGCGCTGGCTACCTTTGGCGAGGAAGCGGCCGGCATCGCGCATCTGTCGCTGGTGATGGTGATCGGCGCTTTGGTCATTGCGGCGGCGCTCTTGCTGCTGTTCCGCTGGGCGGTGCGCGCGCCGGAAGGGTCGCTGTCGCTGCGCGGCGGCGAGCGGCTGATCGTGGTGGCGGGGGCGGTGCTGCCGTCGGTCCTGCTGCTCGGCCTCCTCATCTACAGCCTGCCGGCGATGAAGCCGCGCCCGACCGGGCCCGGCGATCTCACGATTGACGTGACGGGGGAGCAATTCTGGTGGCGCGTGCGCTATCATCCGCCCGGCGCCGCGCCGGTCGACGCCGCCAATGCCATTCGCATCCCGGTCGGCCGCACGGTGCGTTTCCGGCTGCACGGCGGCGACGTGGTGCACGCCTTCTGGATTCCCGGTCTCGCCGGCAAGATGGACATGATCCCCGGCCGGGTGAACGAACTGCCCGTGCGCGCGGTGAAGCCGGGGCTGTTTCGCGGCCAGTGCACCGAATTCTGCGGGCTTTCGCATGCGCTGATGGCATTCGAGGTGATCGCCATGGAGCCCGCCGCCTTTGACCGCTGGCTCGCGGCGGAGCGGCAGCCCGCGCGCGCCGCGGCGGGCGCGTCGGGCGAGGGCAGGGCGCTTTTCGCCAGCTACGGCTGCGGCGGCTGCCACCAGATCCGCGGCACGGGCGAGGGCGGGCTGATCGGGCCGGATCTCACCCATTTCGCCGCCCGCCGCACGGTTGGCGCCGGCACCCTGCCGATGGACCCGGCCGCGGTCGCCCGCTTCATCCGCCATCCATCCGAAGCGAAGCCCGGCGCGCGCATGCCGGCCTTTTCGCACATGAGCGAGGCGGAGGCGAGCGCCATCGCCCGCTATCTGGGAGAGCTGCGTTGA